The following proteins are co-located in the Nitrospinota bacterium genome:
- a CDS encoding NTP transferase domain-containing protein, with product MQQQDLAVIILAAGKGTRMKSSLAKVLLPVAGHPLLHYVLDLSSKLKPARTIVVVGHQAEQVQDAFADRDVEFVVQHEQLGTGHAAQQAKEKLENFKGLVLVLCGDMPLIRAGTLQKMIAGHKESGAKCTMLTLKSSGQHDFGRIIRDDKGSVLRIVEFKDASVAEKKVDEFNSGVYCFDNELFFKALGVIDVDNAQAEYYLTDTIEYLVQKGHLVRATQTHDTNEILGINSPDDLDRAEQLLKIRQQP from the coding sequence ATGCAACAACAAGACCTAGCGGTCATTATATTAGCAGCGGGCAAGGGGACCCGCATGAAATCTTCTCTAGCCAAAGTTCTTCTGCCTGTTGCTGGCCACCCGCTTCTTCACTATGTACTTGATCTTTCTTCCAAACTAAAACCTGCTCGTACAATCGTAGTGGTGGGTCATCAGGCTGAACAGGTTCAGGATGCTTTTGCAGATCGGGATGTTGAGTTTGTCGTTCAGCATGAGCAATTAGGTACGGGGCATGCCGCACAACAGGCAAAAGAGAAGCTGGAAAACTTTAAAGGGCTCGTTTTGGTGTTATGTGGAGATATGCCATTGATTCGTGCAGGCACCCTGCAAAAAATGATTGCAGGGCATAAGGAAAGCGGAGCTAAATGCACGATGCTGACTCTTAAAAGCAGTGGACAGCATGATTTTGGCAGGATCATTCGCGACGACAAAGGCTCGGTATTAAGAATCGTTGAATTTAAAGACGCTTCGGTTGCTGAGAAAAAAGTTGACGAATTTAACTCCGGGGTATATTGTTTTGATAATGAGTTGTTTTTTAAGGCCTTAGGGGTTATTGATGTGGATAATGCTCAGGCAGAATACTATTTAACCGATACAATAGAATATCTGGTTCAAAAGGGGCATCTTGTTCGGGCAACTCAGACTCATGATACGAACGAGATATTGGGAATTAACTCTCCAGATGATTTGGACCGGGCGGAACAGCTGCTGAAGATTCGTCAACAGCCTTAA
- a CDS encoding NTP transferase domain-containing protein, whose protein sequence is MKAIILAAGEGTHLSPFSETRPISMVGVAGRTLMNNTFDLLKSAGISDIFVVAGHKKEKVLEQLQELNNNGLNLHHVEQKRKLGIGNAVQQVKSKILPGEYFLLAYGDILTAENIFSKTLQSFHSFKCPIASICLPPSNQMFGNVFLNARMEITKIIEKPKGNNLGNYVLSGVFILPASFFNLLESSGNSMEKALKKVVSGDGLRASMWEDDWLDVVYPWEILMANRMIMDSWQETSIAKTATLEANVTLQGVVRVEDGAIIKSGAVLEGPCCIGEGSYIGNNSLVRSYTSVAKNCSVGSGVELKNCVVMDNTQIGRLSFIGDSVLGENVDMGAGCMTVNRNVDWKPISVKNGKRSIITGMKKLGAFLGDGVVVGAGNTLKPGTVIAPGKMIPACYSVK, encoded by the coding sequence ATGAAAGCCATAATCCTTGCCGCAGGTGAAGGTACTCATCTCAGCCCATTTTCAGAAACTCGGCCTATTTCAATGGTTGGGGTTGCAGGGCGTACTTTAATGAATAATACATTTGATTTGCTTAAAAGCGCGGGAATCAGCGATATCTTTGTGGTGGCAGGTCATAAAAAAGAAAAGGTGTTGGAACAACTTCAAGAGCTTAACAACAATGGCTTGAACTTGCATCATGTTGAGCAAAAACGAAAACTTGGAATCGGGAATGCGGTGCAGCAGGTTAAAAGCAAAATACTGCCTGGAGAATATTTCTTGCTGGCATATGGAGATATATTAACCGCGGAAAATATTTTCAGTAAAACTTTGCAGTCTTTTCATTCTTTCAAATGCCCGATTGCTTCTATATGTCTTCCCCCCTCCAACCAGATGTTTGGCAATGTTTTCCTGAATGCTCGTATGGAGATCACAAAAATTATTGAAAAGCCGAAAGGCAATAACCTTGGGAACTATGTTTTATCGGGTGTTTTTATTTTGCCGGCTTCTTTTTTTAACTTGCTCGAATCTTCTGGAAACTCTATGGAGAAGGCATTGAAAAAAGTGGTCTCGGGTGATGGGCTCCGTGCTTCAATGTGGGAGGATGACTGGCTGGATGTGGTTTATCCATGGGAAATTTTGATGGCAAACAGGATGATCATGGACTCGTGGCAAGAAACCTCTATTGCCAAGACGGCAACGCTTGAAGCAAATGTGACTCTCCAAGGGGTTGTTCGTGTTGAAGATGGGGCGATCATTAAATCGGGCGCTGTGCTGGAGGGGCCTTGTTGCATAGGAGAGGGAAGCTATATCGGCAACAACTCCCTTGTCAGAAGTTATACTTCAGTTGCAAAAAATTGTTCAGTGGGAAGTGGTGTGGAATTAAAAAACTGTGTGGTGATGGATAATACACAGATAGGCAGACTTTCTTTTATCGGGGATAGCGTGCTGGGTGAAAATGTGGATATGGGAGCAGGATGCATGACCGTGAACCGTAACGTGGACTGGAAACCGATTTCTGTGAAAAATGGAAAAAGATCCATTATAACGGGTATGAAAAAACTGGGTGCTTTTTTAGGTGACGGGGTTGTTGTTGGAGCTGGAAACACTCTTAAACCCGGAACGGTGATTGCGCCGGGTAAAATGATTCCCGCTTGTTACTCTGTGAAATAA
- the glmS gene encoding glutamine--fructose-6-phosphate transaminase (isomerizing) has translation MCGISGAVGLKNISDLLFEGIRNLEYRGYDSCGVALMNKTGLLIKKDIGGVEEFYRKHNVLQHKSKIGIAHTRWATHGKVTQENTHPFTSRNKNFAVVHNGIISNYRPLRDQLQKEGFKFSSETDTEILAHLLEKFYKRSRNVEKAFVKMLNVIEGTYAIAFISSYLPDQIFCAKKESPLMLGIGDEIKFIGSDFNAFIDHTKNAVILDDGEYAILSRDTYVVKDLLSKEEVTKPIAKIEWDSETSKKGGYPHYMLKEIYEQPQTISNALDLEASGLDEVVKLFEKSKSSYLLGVGTTFYVAKYAKYVFSQLAREFFPSVSSDEFMSLANLDKHSLVFSASQSGETFDTLSALKHAKSKGASTAAVVNVMGSSIARLVDRVILQGSGPEICVISTKAALSQMVVLTLLAMKLSLKKKIISRKVYDKHLQSLRELPEIIQGILNERSGFIHRLAHKYSGTRNWLYLGRGVYYPIALEAALKMKEVAYVHAEGMPGGFLKHGTLAMIDDDVSSIVFIPPQEDKVLYEATMSSVEEIRARSGFVLGIHFSEQGKNPDLYSEELILPKVPPLTAPLIQLVIGQLFAYFTATSLKRNIDKPRSLAKSVTVG, from the coding sequence ATGTGCGGCATCAGCGGAGCAGTTGGTTTAAAAAATATTTCTGACCTTCTTTTCGAGGGTATCAGGAATCTTGAATACAGGGGGTATGACTCTTGTGGTGTTGCTCTGATGAATAAAACAGGTCTCCTTATCAAAAAAGACATAGGAGGCGTGGAAGAGTTTTATCGCAAACACAATGTCCTGCAACATAAAAGTAAGATAGGTATTGCCCATACACGCTGGGCCACTCATGGAAAAGTAACTCAGGAAAATACCCACCCTTTTACATCTCGCAATAAAAACTTTGCAGTAGTCCATAATGGGATTATCTCAAATTATCGACCTTTGAGAGATCAGCTCCAAAAAGAAGGTTTCAAGTTTTCGTCCGAAACGGATACTGAGATTCTGGCGCACCTTTTGGAAAAATTTTACAAACGTAGCCGCAATGTCGAGAAAGCTTTTGTGAAAATGCTGAATGTCATTGAGGGAACCTATGCGATAGCGTTTATTTCATCATACCTTCCGGATCAGATCTTTTGCGCTAAAAAAGAATCTCCCCTGATGCTGGGAATTGGTGATGAGATTAAATTTATTGGTTCAGATTTTAATGCTTTTATTGATCACACTAAAAATGCGGTGATTCTTGATGATGGGGAATATGCGATTCTTTCTCGGGACACTTATGTCGTGAAAGATCTTTTAAGCAAAGAAGAAGTCACTAAACCCATTGCTAAGATTGAATGGGACAGCGAAACATCAAAAAAAGGTGGTTATCCTCATTACATGCTTAAGGAAATTTATGAGCAGCCTCAAACTATTTCAAATGCTCTAGACCTTGAGGCCTCGGGACTGGATGAGGTTGTTAAGTTGTTTGAAAAATCAAAGTCCTCTTATTTGCTTGGAGTGGGTACGACCTTTTATGTTGCGAAATATGCCAAATATGTTTTTTCCCAGTTGGCCCGGGAGTTTTTCCCTTCTGTAAGCTCTGATGAATTTATGTCGCTGGCTAATTTGGATAAACACTCACTGGTTTTTTCGGCTTCGCAATCTGGTGAAACCTTTGACACTTTATCTGCGTTAAAGCATGCTAAATCAAAGGGAGCCAGCACAGCGGCAGTTGTCAATGTTATGGGTTCATCCATAGCCCGGCTGGTTGATAGAGTCATTTTGCAAGGGTCAGGACCTGAGATATGCGTGATCAGCACCAAAGCGGCTTTATCTCAAATGGTTGTGCTCACCTTGTTGGCCATGAAGCTTTCTTTAAAAAAGAAGATCATCTCAAGAAAGGTTTATGATAAGCATTTGCAGTCTTTGCGGGAACTGCCGGAAATTATTCAGGGTATATTAAATGAACGTTCTGGTTTCATTCATCGTCTGGCTCATAAATATTCAGGAACCCGCAACTGGCTTTATTTGGGTCGGGGGGTTTATTATCCAATTGCCCTGGAAGCAGCTTTAAAAATGAAAGAGGTGGCCTATGTCCACGCAGAAGGAATGCCAGGTGGATTTCTGAAGCACGGAACACTGGCAATGATTGACGATGATGTTTCTTCGATTGTATTTATCCCTCCCCAGGAAGATAAAGTTCTTTATGAAGCCACGATGTCCTCTGTAGAGGAAATTCGAGCACGGTCAGGTTTTGTTCTTGGAATTCACTTTAGCGAGCAGGGCAAAAACCCGGATTTATATAGTGAAGAACTAATCCTTCCCAAAGTACCTCCTTTGACAGCCCCTCTGATTCAATTGGTCATTGGACAATTATTTGCATATTTTACTGCCACATCCCTTAAGCGCAATATTGATAAACCCCGATCTCTTGCCAAATCCGTAACTGTGGGCTAA
- the thiD gene encoding bifunctional hydroxymethylpyrimidine kinase/phosphomethylpyrimidine kinase has product MAGSDSGAGAGIQADLKTFSALGVFGKTVVTSITSQNTLGVQAVDDLPVSVVESQLKSIFSDGKCQSVKTGMLGNEHIVEKVSSLIKRYRIKNLVVDPVIISSSGHKLLTTEGIDMMKERLLPLAHIVTPNIREAEILSGIKIRNLADRKRAARKILKSGARAVVITGGHLKGKPEDLFLDKNGMEILSSERFSQSDPHGTGCVFSSAIAAGLAFGRQTLPAVKYAKDFVGRAIQGEMISGNGKASVEPLSLLYRENEKAQLLKGLQKAIQLFKDEKIGSLIPEVQTNIGLALSGAKCHEDVLAIPGRIIKNGDDIFTGAEPEFGGSRHVANIVLTVMRHDPEKRAVMNIKYTDALLKVCKRLRFKIATFSRADEPRKVRVREGSSLEWGTQKALTGYGSVPDIIYDLGGIRKEEMIRVIAEDISSLTDKILKIHRLYKKMR; this is encoded by the coding sequence ATAGCCGGCTCAGACTCGGGGGCTGGTGCCGGTATACAAGCCGATCTAAAAACCTTTTCTGCTCTAGGAGTGTTTGGTAAAACAGTGGTTACCTCAATCACTTCTCAGAATACCCTTGGTGTTCAGGCTGTTGATGATTTGCCGGTTAGCGTTGTGGAGAGCCAGTTGAAATCTATCTTTTCAGATGGCAAGTGTCAGTCTGTGAAAACAGGTATGTTGGGTAATGAACATATTGTTGAGAAGGTATCTTCGCTGATAAAGCGCTACAGGATTAAAAACCTGGTTGTTGACCCAGTTATTATTTCCTCGTCAGGACATAAACTACTGACCACTGAGGGGATAGATATGATGAAAGAGCGTTTACTGCCTCTTGCACATATTGTTACTCCCAACATCAGGGAAGCTGAAATTTTATCTGGTATCAAAATTCGTAACTTGGCAGACAGAAAACGTGCAGCACGGAAAATCCTTAAATCAGGTGCGCGCGCGGTAGTGATTACGGGTGGGCATCTGAAAGGAAAGCCAGAAGACCTCTTTTTGGATAAAAACGGAATGGAGATTTTAAGTTCAGAGAGATTCTCCCAATCCGATCCTCATGGTACGGGTTGTGTGTTTTCATCTGCAATCGCTGCTGGTTTAGCTTTTGGAAGGCAGACGTTACCCGCGGTCAAATACGCTAAGGACTTTGTTGGAAGGGCTATTCAAGGAGAAATGATATCAGGAAATGGCAAAGCAAGTGTCGAACCATTGTCCTTGCTGTACAGGGAGAATGAAAAAGCTCAGTTGTTGAAGGGGTTGCAAAAGGCGATCCAGCTTTTTAAAGATGAAAAAATAGGGTCATTGATCCCCGAAGTTCAAACCAATATTGGTTTGGCTCTCAGCGGGGCTAAATGTCATGAAGATGTCCTGGCCATCCCGGGGCGAATAATCAAAAATGGTGATGATATTTTTACAGGTGCAGAGCCTGAGTTTGGCGGCTCCCGTCATGTGGCCAATATCGTTCTAACTGTCATGCGCCATGACCCCGAAAAACGCGCTGTCATGAATATTAAATACACGGATGCGCTGTTAAAAGTTTGCAAACGTTTGCGGTTCAAAATTGCTACCTTTAGCAGAGCCGATGAGCCAAGGAAAGTAAGGGTGCGGGAAGGCTCCTCCCTGGAATGGGGAACCCAGAAAGCACTCACTGGCTATGGCTCTGTGCCGGATATTATTTATGATCTGGGTGGGATAAGAAAAGAAGAGATGATACGGGTCATTGCTGAAGATATTAGCTCATTGACAGACAAAATTTTGAAAATTCACCGACTATATAAAAAAATGCGGTAG
- a CDS encoding rod shape-determining protein: MFNFFWDLFSNDLAIDLGTANTLVHVKSQGIVLREPSVVAINGNTKEVMAVGVEAKQMLGRAPGSITAIRPMKDGVIAHFEVTEKMISNFIRKVHNNRKTLVRPRVVIAVPSGITQVEKRAVRDSAESAGAREVFLIEEPMAAAIGVDLPVQEPTGNMIIDIGGGTTEVAIISMSGIVYSKSVRIAGDEMDEAIVNYIKKKYNLLIGERTAEEVKIQIGSAYPLKKRMTMEVKGRDLVAGIPKTLLVSDEEVREALTETFGTIVEAVKIALERTPPELAADIVDKGVVVAGGGSLIKGLDILLKEATGLPITLAVDPLSAVALGAGKVLSDPKLLRKVAL; the protein is encoded by the coding sequence GTGTTTAATTTTTTCTGGGATTTGTTCTCCAACGATTTGGCGATTGATTTGGGAACGGCAAATACTCTGGTTCATGTCAAGAGCCAGGGAATTGTTTTGCGAGAGCCTTCTGTGGTGGCTATAAACGGCAACACCAAAGAAGTGATGGCGGTTGGAGTGGAGGCCAAACAAATGCTGGGTCGTGCTCCGGGCAGCATCACTGCTATCCGTCCCATGAAAGATGGTGTTATCGCACATTTTGAAGTTACGGAAAAGATGATCAGTAATTTCATCCGTAAGGTTCATAATAATCGTAAAACGTTGGTGCGTCCAAGGGTAGTCATAGCGGTTCCTTCGGGGATTACCCAGGTAGAAAAAAGGGCTGTAAGGGATTCTGCCGAATCAGCGGGAGCACGTGAAGTTTTTCTGATAGAAGAACCGATGGCGGCGGCCATAGGGGTTGACCTCCCGGTGCAAGAGCCTACGGGAAATATGATCATTGATATTGGTGGTGGGACTACCGAAGTGGCAATAATTTCCATGTCCGGTATTGTTTATAGCAAGTCGGTTCGTATTGCCGGGGATGAAATGGATGAAGCCATCGTGAACTATATCAAAAAGAAATATAACCTTTTGATTGGTGAGCGAACGGCTGAAGAGGTTAAAATTCAGATCGGTTCTGCTTACCCCTTGAAAAAAAGAATGACCATGGAAGTCAAGGGTAGAGATCTTGTCGCGGGTATTCCTAAAACCCTACTCGTCTCGGATGAAGAGGTTAGAGAAGCGCTGACCGAAACATTCGGGACCATTGTCGAAGCGGTTAAAATTGCTCTGGAACGAACACCTCCTGAACTCGCGGCAGATATTGTCGATAAGGGGGTTGTGGTTGCTGGTGGCGGTTCGCTGATTAAAGGATTGGATATCCTTCTCAAAGAAGCAACTGGTTTGCCAATAACCCTTGCTGTCGATCCTCTTTCCGCAGTTGCATTGGGAGCGGGAAAAGTATTGAGCGATCCTAAACTGCTGAGAAAAGTTGCCCTCTAA
- the mreC gene encoding rod shape-determining protein MreC yields the protein MPSKGNKNRRNIVLVSAILLFSLALMTLSVKQEKNVRFLDSTVGIILSPFQNFFTNIIQSVSDSINNYFFLVDVARENDRLQLEVQRLVREKNQLIEKIASLKRLSKLMASDDWEKKTVVASVIGRDATQWSKVVIIDKGTQDGIKDHLAVVTDAGLIGQVIHAGLNTSKVLLIVDGRSAVDALFQDTRVSGVVVGMGEDMCQLKYVPNTVEVKVGDQVLSSGLGGIFPKGLVIGKVSQVFRKKQGLFQEITLNPGSDLSRLEEVLVLLP from the coding sequence GTGCCCAGCAAGGGAAATAAAAACAGAAGAAATATTGTACTTGTTTCGGCTATATTGCTTTTTTCCCTGGCCTTGATGACTTTGAGTGTCAAGCAGGAAAAAAACGTTCGCTTTTTAGACTCCACAGTTGGAATAATCTTATCCCCATTTCAGAATTTCTTTACCAACATTATTCAGTCCGTCTCCGACAGTATAAATAATTATTTTTTTCTGGTAGACGTTGCCAGGGAAAATGATCGGCTACAGCTGGAAGTGCAGCGTCTTGTAAGAGAAAAGAACCAGCTTATCGAGAAAATTGCCAGTCTGAAGCGACTGTCAAAGCTCATGGCTTCTGACGATTGGGAAAAGAAAACTGTTGTGGCTTCGGTGATTGGGAGAGATGCTACTCAATGGTCAAAGGTGGTAATTATTGATAAGGGTACGCAAGATGGAATAAAGGACCACCTCGCGGTCGTTACAGATGCTGGGTTGATTGGACAAGTTATTCATGCTGGACTTAACACATCAAAAGTACTTTTGATTGTTGATGGCCGTAGCGCTGTGGATGCCTTGTTCCAGGATACCCGGGTATCAGGCGTTGTAGTTGGTATGGGTGAAGATATGTGCCAACTGAAGTATGTTCCAAATACTGTAGAAGTTAAAGTAGGCGACCAGGTATTATCTTCGGGGTTGGGAGGGATTTTCCCTAAAGGTCTGGTAATTGGAAAAGTCTCACAGGTTTTTAGAAAGAAACAGGGGCTGTTTCAGGAAATCACTTTAAATCCTGGTTCAGACTTGTCCCGTTTGGAAGAGGTTCTTGTTCTATTGCCTTAG
- the mreD gene encoding rod shape-determining protein MreD translates to MYFFTQILIAVFLFSAQTTWLELFSFGGITPDLVLIWVVYCGVRYSRARGIGTGLALGLVQDSLSGGLLGVNTLSKGLIAYFFSTLKDKFFVEGMIPIGIFLVFSSIFDGLVFYFSMSVILKGEVASSFLYQFLPVYSIYNSLIGPFIFMVFDKVDNWVQSKTVNPYMGMMR, encoded by the coding sequence ATGTATTTTTTTACTCAGATTCTAATTGCAGTATTTTTATTTTCCGCCCAGACCACCTGGTTGGAGCTCTTCTCTTTTGGTGGTATCACTCCAGACCTGGTTCTTATATGGGTAGTCTATTGTGGAGTTCGCTATTCGCGGGCTAGAGGAATAGGGACTGGACTTGCCCTTGGACTTGTTCAGGACAGCCTTTCCGGGGGTCTGTTGGGTGTGAATACCCTTTCGAAAGGATTGATCGCCTATTTTTTTTCTACTTTAAAGGATAAATTCTTTGTTGAAGGAATGATACCGATCGGGATATTTCTTGTTTTTTCATCCATCTTTGATGGTCTTGTGTTTTATTTTTCAATGAGTGTTATCTTGAAGGGAGAGGTGGCGTCAAGCTTTTTATACCAGTTCTTGCCTGTGTACAGTATTTATAATTCATTAATAGGTCCATTCATATTCATGGTGTTTGATAAGGTTGATAACTGGGTACAGTCAAAAACTGTTAATCCTTACATGGGGATGATGAGATGA
- the mrdA gene encoding penicillin-binding protein 2, with translation MTAFRYGIETTDAIKKKVRVFAILVVVSFLCLWMRIWYLQILKWQYLTGLSENNRVRMVTLPANRGMIKDRNGETLVSIRPAFNLYLTPEDVSELDSSLDKLSQKISFDREKLKKDMRSSKSFEKVLIKGDISRKEVAFVEENNMSLPGIHIKAEPLRNYVYSSLASHTLGYLGEISKASLESDKDSNYRQGDFVGKNGLENIYEATLRGKKGYKEVEVDVSGRELQTLRKFPPQSGNNLILTLDVRIQQELEKLISGTMEKDLNGSVVVMKVQTGEVIAIASNPSFDPNLFAAGISPENWNSLVNDEWHPLQNRSIHGQYPPGSTYKIVTAIAGLEEGIIKPDTSVFCPGHFKLGRGRYRCWKKSGHGSVNLHDALVQSCDVYFYTIGHRLGIDTIAKYAKRFGLGSPTRLGLSQEKRGLIPTTRWKLRNKKEPWLLGETISASIGQGYNLVTPIQQASMISAVANGGVLLKPYLVKRIEGPEGHSHNEFFPNIVGQLEVDPDHLEQVRKALRDVVNGARGTAKKSRLKNIVVSGKTGTAQVVRMKSNEELEKGEAIPVKYRDHAWFVAFAPYEKPEIAVSVIIEHGGHGGATAAPIAGAVLKKYFELYPPSNTSQGSSPQPS, from the coding sequence ATGACCGCGTTCCGTTATGGTATTGAAACCACCGATGCGATAAAGAAAAAGGTCCGCGTCTTTGCTATCCTTGTCGTGGTTTCCTTTCTTTGTCTCTGGATGCGTATCTGGTATCTGCAGATTTTGAAATGGCAATACCTGACTGGACTATCAGAAAATAACAGGGTCCGAATGGTCACCTTGCCCGCAAACAGGGGAATGATCAAAGATAGAAATGGTGAGACTCTGGTCAGCATTCGGCCTGCGTTCAACTTATATTTAACTCCTGAAGATGTGAGCGAACTGGATTCATCTTTGGACAAGTTGTCTCAAAAAATTTCTTTTGACCGGGAAAAGCTGAAAAAAGATATGAGGAGTAGTAAGTCCTTTGAAAAAGTTTTGATTAAAGGAGATATCTCCCGGAAGGAGGTAGCTTTTGTAGAAGAGAATAATATGAGCCTTCCGGGGATACACATAAAGGCCGAACCTTTAAGGAACTATGTGTACAGCAGTTTGGCATCCCACACATTGGGTTATCTTGGCGAGATTTCCAAGGCAAGCCTTGAAAGTGATAAAGACTCCAATTACAGGCAAGGTGATTTTGTTGGAAAAAATGGTTTGGAAAATATTTATGAAGCTACCTTGCGAGGAAAAAAGGGATACAAGGAAGTTGAGGTGGATGTTTCCGGCAGGGAACTTCAGACATTACGTAAATTTCCACCACAAAGTGGAAACAACCTGATCCTGACTTTGGACGTAAGGATTCAGCAGGAATTGGAAAAATTGATTTCAGGAACCATGGAAAAAGATTTGAATGGTTCTGTTGTGGTGATGAAGGTTCAGACAGGTGAGGTCATTGCAATAGCCAGTAATCCTTCATTTGATCCAAACTTGTTTGCCGCAGGGATTTCACCTGAAAACTGGAATTCTTTGGTGAACGATGAGTGGCACCCGTTGCAAAACAGGTCTATCCATGGTCAATATCCTCCAGGGTCCACTTATAAAATAGTAACGGCAATAGCGGGACTTGAGGAAGGGATTATTAAACCTGATACTTCTGTTTTTTGCCCCGGACATTTTAAGTTGGGCCGGGGCAGGTATAGATGCTGGAAAAAATCCGGGCATGGCTCGGTGAATTTGCACGATGCGTTAGTTCAATCCTGTGATGTTTATTTTTATACTATTGGCCATCGTCTCGGTATAGATACGATTGCCAAATACGCAAAGCGTTTTGGGCTGGGTAGTCCCACCAGGCTGGGTTTAAGCCAGGAGAAAAGAGGGTTGATTCCTACAACTCGTTGGAAGCTGCGGAATAAAAAGGAACCCTGGTTGTTAGGGGAGACTATTTCTGCGTCTATCGGTCAGGGTTATAACCTGGTGACCCCTATACAGCAGGCAAGCATGATTTCAGCAGTAGCTAATGGGGGGGTTCTTCTTAAGCCATATCTTGTGAAACGTATTGAAGGGCCTGAAGGACATAGTCATAATGAATTTTTCCCTAATATTGTTGGTCAATTGGAGGTGGACCCCGACCACTTGGAGCAGGTCAGGAAGGCCCTGCGGGATGTTGTGAATGGTGCCCGGGGGACAGCAAAAAAATCTCGACTAAAAAACATTGTTGTCTCTGGAAAAACCGGAACCGCACAGGTCGTAAGAATGAAATCTAATGAGGAACTGGAAAAAGGTGAGGCCATACCTGTTAAGTATAGAGATCATGCCTGGTTTGTTGCTTTTGCCCCATATGAAAAGCCGGAAATTGCGGTGTCCGTTATTATAGAGCATGGAGGACATGGTGGGGCAACAGCCGCGCCAATTGCCGGGGCAGTTCTCAAGAAGTATTTTGAGCTTTATCCACCCTCAAATACTTCGCAAGGGTCTTCTCCGCAACCCTCATAA
- a CDS encoding PilZ domain-containing protein: MRDISSGGALISHKLEVEKHHLLNISAELPESGSIKLQRGEVKNLRKNPKSGFSPYVTGVKWLDILPESEASISSFITLRSREKRGAPR; this comes from the coding sequence ATCAGGGATATCAGCTCAGGCGGGGCGCTGATCAGCCATAAACTTGAAGTGGAAAAACATCACCTTTTAAATATATCCGCTGAACTTCCGGAAAGCGGTAGTATAAAACTGCAAAGGGGGGAGGTTAAGAACTTAAGGAAGAACCCCAAAAGTGGCTTTAGCCCTTATGTGACAGGAGTAAAATGGCTGGACATTCTCCCTGAGTCGGAAGCTTCAATTTCAAGCTTTATAACTTTGAGATCCAGGGAAAAAAGGGGAGCGCCAAGATGA